One Oncorhynchus keta strain PuntledgeMale-10-30-2019 unplaced genomic scaffold, Oket_V2 Un_contig_14330_pilon_pilon, whole genome shotgun sequence DNA segment encodes these proteins:
- the LOC127918490 gene encoding sialoadhesin-like, with protein MPSCNTFFLSAVMQLLKCVLPVNHPKVVFLHEKEGNYSNLCPHVSTTHLLLVFILPVSCLTKPLHFALVGDATMALRKPGSVFVVFLLSMAANTATKCGQQSQVMVPPTNVVKGQEVTLTCSNTCTLSDNPTYIWYKNGQRLDEPTSQQYPIHIYYSDIYSCAVKGHEDLLSPAVCVLGQNCFNVTYTHQSICALKESTVELPCTYQHPSNHVVSEPNWYIQEKYNETPKILSSVPEYAGRAEYLGTKEKDCNLRITDLRERDSAEYKFRFKTQYAEWGYSFPGTTLTVTDLQVKVSSSTEEKKLTLTCSTTCLLTDNPTYIWYKNGQHLHDPTSQQYSCNTLVVGCYSTDSYSCAVKDHEDFLTPTVCVHGQSCLNVTYTKRSICALKGSTVDITCTYRHPSWHNVTEVSWFNKWESGVTTDLIQDPEYAGRVKYQPTTDKDSTLRITDLRESDSAEYKFRFTTTEVKWGYSFPGITLIVTDLQVKETPGTEEEKVTLTCSTTCTLTDNPTYIWYKNGQLLTNPNTQDNYLYLDQISSGDAGSYSCGVKGYENLRSPVTFFGEPKSFKNAVVGIIVVILSLILCLFGFMWFRKKASKSTSDTRDSRDTAENIGQRDSNPVYDNISGMNLAPIAAQRAITDEQDDITYASIQHRNQEVPLDSTVPPSHPQKQDEDFQYTTVKFNSPSAAQ; from the exons ATGCCGTCATGCAACACGTTTTTTTTGTCAGCCGTGATGCAACTTCTGAAATGTGTTCTGCCTGTAAACCATCCAAAAGTAGTTTTTTTGCATGAAAAGGAAGGAAATTACAGCAACTTGTGCCCTCATGTGTCAACCACTCACTTACTTCTTGTTTTCATACTGCCAGTGAGTTGTCTTACAAAACCTCTCCACTTTGCTCT GGTGGGTGATGCAACAATGGCATTGAGAAAACCAGGAAGTGTGTTTGTGGTCTTTCTCTTGTCAATGGCAG CAAATACAGCAACAAAGTGTGGACAACAAAGCCAGGTGATGGTGCCTCCCACCAACGTAGTGAAGGGACAGGAGGTGACACTGACCTGTAGCAACACCTGTACTCTGAGTGACAACCCCACCTACATCTGGTACAAGAATGGACAACGTCTAGATGAGCCCACTTCCCAACAATATCCTATCCACATTTACTATTCAGACATTTACTCCTGTGCTGTAAAAGGCCATGaggatctcctctctcctgcagtgt GTGTTCTGGGTCAGAACTGTTTCAACGTGACTTACACCCATCAGAGTATCTGTGCCTTGAAGGAGTCAACAGTGGAACTGCCCTGCACATATCAACATCCAAGTAATCATGTAGTCTCAGAACCAAACTGGTATATCCAAGAGAAATATAATGAGACACCTAAAATCCTGAGCTCGGTGCCAGAGTATGCAGGTCGTGCTGAGTACCTTGGAACTAAAGAGAAAGACTGCAACCTCAGAAtcacagacctgagagagagagattcagctGAGTACAAGTTCAGATTTAAAACACAGTATGCAGAATGGGGGTACAGCTTCCCTGGAACAACTCTGACTGTCACAG ACCTGCAGGTGAAGGTGTCTTCCTCCACAGAAGAAAAGAAGCTAACACTGACCTGTAGCACCACCTGTCTTCTGACTGACAACCCCACCTACATCTGGTACAAGAACGGACAACATCTCCATGACCCTACTTCCCAACAATACTCCTGTAATACTCTAGTGGTCGGGTGTTACTCTACAGACAGTTACTCCTGTGCTGTAAAAGACCATGAGGATTTTCTCACTCCTACAGTGT GTGTTCATGGTCAGAGCTGTTTGAATGTGACTTACACCAAGAGGAGTATCTGTGCCTTGAAGGGGTCAACAGTGGACATTACCTGCACGTATAGACATCCCAGCTGGCATAACGTCACAGAAGTATCCTGGTTCAACAAATGGGAGTCTGGAGTTACTACAGATCTAATCCAGGACCCAGAGTATGCAGGTCGAGTTAAGTATCAACCAACTACAGACAAAGACTCCACCCTGAGAAtcacagacctgagagagagtGACTCTGCTGAATATAAGTTTAGATTTACAACAACGGAGGTAAAATGGGGATACAGCTTCCCTGGAATAACTCTGATTGTCACAG ACCTGCAGGTGAAGGAGACTCCTggcacagaggaagagaaggtgacACTGACCTGTAGCACCACCTGTACTCTAACTGACAACCCCACCTACATCTGGTACAAGAACGGACAACTTCTCACCAACCCAAACACCCAAGATAACTACCTCTACTTAGACCAAATCAGCAGTGGGGACGCAGGCAGCTACTCCTGTGGTGTTAAAGGCTACGAGAATCTCCGTTCTCCTGTTACGTTCTTTGGGGAGCCAAAGTCTTTTAAGAATGCAGTTGTAGGAATCATAGTGGTTATTCTAAGTCTCATACTCTGTCTCTTTGGGTTCATGTGGTTCAG GAAGAAGGCCTCCAAATCCACCTCTGACacaagagacagcagagacacagcagagaacaTAGGACAG agagacTCTAATCCAGTGTATGACAACATCTCAGGCATGAACTTGGCCCCTATTGCAGCACAGAGAGCGATCACAGACGAGCAGGATGACATTACCTACGCCAGCATCCAACACAGAAACCAGGAAGTGCCTCTTGACTCCACCGTCCCACCGTCTCACCCCCAGAAACAGGACGAGGATTTCCAGTACACTACTGTGAAATTCAACAGCCCCAGTGCTGCTcaatag